The genomic DNA CGAGGCGATGCCGCACTTTCGGCGTGTGCGCGATGAGATCCGTGCGTTTGTTGAGTCGTTGCCCGGCGCGATCGCGCCGTGTGTAGCCACTTCGGCGTTATCCACCACCAACACCCCCCACCACCACCACCAATGGAGAGTTACCGATGAGCAAGAATGATCAGGCCTGTTGCGGACCCGGATGCTGCGATGGCACGAAGGCGGCGGCGGATGTTTCGGTGCAGGATGAGGTTCGGAGCCAGGTGCGAGAGGGGTATTCGAGCATCGCGCGGAGCGGCTCTTGGAATGGCGGGGATGCTGCAACGGGAGGGTGTTGCGCGGGCACGGTGCAGTCCGGCGGGTGTTGCGGGCCTTCGACGTTTTCGCCGGGGCAGCTGGCCGCGGCGATCGGGTATTCGCGGGGTGAGCTCGCGTCGATGCCTGAGGGCGCGAACATGGGTCTCTCGTGCGGGAACCCGACGGCGATTGCCTCTCTCAAGCCGGGGGAGGTGGTGCTTGATCTGGGCTCCGGCGGGGGATTCGACTGCTTTATTGCCGGTCCGAAGGTCGGTGCGAGCGGGCGTGTGATCGGCGTGGACATGACGCCGGAGATGCTGAGCAAGGCGAGGCGGAACATTGCGTCGTACACGAGCCAGACGGGGCTATCGAATGTGGAGTTCAGACTCGGGGAGATCGAGCACCTGCCGGTGGCGGATGCGAGCGTTGATGTGGTGCTCTCGAACTGCGTGCTGAATCTGTCGCCGGATAAGGGGCGTGTGTGGCGCGAGATCGCGCGTGTGTTGAAGCCGGGCGGACGAGTGGCGGCATCGGACCTTGCGCTGCTGCTGCCGTTGCCGCAGCGAGTCGTGAGCGATGTCGAGGCGTTGATCGGATGTGTCGCGGGCGCGGTGCTCGTCGAGGAGACGCGGCGGCAGGCGGCGGATGCGGGGCTTCGTGAGATCGTGCTGACACCGAAGCCGGCGTATATCGAGGCGATGACGAACTGGGAGGACCCGTTGTTTCGCAAGATCATGGATGCGTTGCCCGCGGGCTCGAAGCCGAGCGATTACATCACGAGTCTTGATATCGCGGCGCGGAAACCGGGTTGAGGCGCGGGGACACTCGCAGGAGAAGGGCTCAGAGCGGATACCGGAGTAAGCGGAGAGGGAGGGATGTGCTTCGCAGCGCCGACAGCGTCGGCGTCGAACCGGCTTGACTCAATCGAGTGTTCGAATCCTGGCCCAATCAGGCCGGGGGGTAGTGAGTGGAGACCGGAGCAAGCGGCGTGAGGACCGGCCCTTCAACCGGGCTCTGGGTCGCTGGAGCCCGCCCAAAGTGGCACAATCTGGCAGCTCATGGCAGGTTCCGAGGTGGCAGCGGGAGTGCTTACGGGGTCGCAGATCGTCGATGCGGATCTCACAAAATGTCCAGAAATGTCGGGATCGGTGGGGTTGAGGATGGCAGATTTGTCAGTGGCGGCCGTCCTAAAAGCGGATGCAAGCCATTGCTATAAATAGTGATATGCACGACGGCGAGAACAAGGTGTGACAGGGCATCTGACCGATCACACGTCCTGCGCTCCAAGCATCGATCTGGTCGATGGTGAGGCACAGCTCAATGCGATCTCGGCAGTGGAGTTCGCCGCGATGGCTTGTTGCGAGCAGACACACCGGCATTCATCCGTCTCGCGCTCAGCGGAGACGAGTCCGCAGATGAAGGGCAAGATCGCTTCTGGACACCTACTGTGGGTGATCAACTACCCGGCGTCGACCAATAGCGGCGCACGCATAAGGACGTCGGCTTCTATGGGGAGTCCTTCGCCTTCAACGCCCAAAGCCAGCTGCCATTGACACGGGTTTGCAGCATGCGACGAGCCCATGCTCCGACATTGGCGCGCGGTGTGAATAAACCCGTGCCAACTCGCTCCATCATTCACAGAATGGTTGGCCAGATCATCGGAGTTCGGAATCTCGATTTTGGAGCGTGGCGTTTGCCCCCGTTGATATGCGAGCAGACTCAGATCTGCTCCACTCGAAGAACTCATACTGCCGGTTGAGGTTGACGAGCCTACACGGAACGATGGGCACAGTGCGAGTGTTTCCGCTCAGAAGCATGTCACCGAGTCGGAAATCACCTGAGGCGAGTCTTGTGTAAAGCTCTCCGATAGCCGCTTGCGTGTAGATGCCGGCACAGGGATGGATGCGATCTGAGCGTGCGACAACGACAGTTGCCTCACGATCGATTTCAGCCAGAGCGGCGATCTCGCGAACGGAATGGGCATCAAACGCGGGCATATCACCCGCAAGGACGAAGATGGGGCCGCCCCACCTGCGCAGAGCCGACAGAACTCCGCCCATAGGCCCGCTCCCAGGGTAGTCGTCGACGATAACCCCATCCGCCATGGACACCATGCTCGGATGACACTGCCCGACGAGTTTGACACGTTGGCCGAAGACGGCCCGGAGGGCGCTGATCGGGCGCTGGACCAACAGTTCGCCATCGCATTCGATGGGTTCACGGAGCTTGTCGCGGCCAAAGCGGGTGCTCTTGCCGCCGACGAGCACGGTCGGTTGGATGCTGGCCAGGAACTCCTGCGATGGGGTCGTATGGCTACCGCTCATGACGAATCACCTTACCCGTGACGGCCTGGGCATCGGGGCGGCCGTCGTCCTGTACTTCGCCGCGCACGGTCTCGATGGCGTGCGGCAGGATGTCGAGCAGGGCCTCGAGATTCTCGGTCGCGCCGCGGAGGGAACCGGGGAGAGTAAGGATGAGCGTTCGGCCGATCGTGCCCGAGACACCACGCGAGAGAAACGTCCGTGGCGTCTTGCTCATGCAGCGCAGGCGCGCGAGTTCCATGAGGCCGCTGTGTTCGCGTTCGAAGACGCTCTTGGCAGCCTCGGGTGTGACGTCGCGCGGGGCGAGGCCGGTTCCGCCCGTGCTCACGACAAGATCGATGGCGGCATGGCCTCGTTCATCGAGGCGGCCCCACTCGACAAAGCACGCGGCAAGTTGGTCGCGATCATCGGGCAGGCAGCGCGTCGCAACGATCTGCGCGTTCACGCGTTCGTGCAGCATGGCGCACAGGGCAGGCCCGGACGTGTCGGTCGCCTCGCCACGAGAGCAGCGGTCGCTAACGGTGAGCACGGCGGCGCGGATGGGCTGGTTGGGCATCACTGCCGGCCCCCAGCAACAGTCTCGGAAGTTGCACCGGGCGCGACGTATGACCCGTAGCGACCGCCGTGCTTCTCAAGCACGCGCACGCCCTCGATGACCATCGCTTTGTCGATCGCCTTGCCCATATCGATCACCGTCAGGCATGCAACGCAGACCGCGGTGAGGGCCTCCATCTCAACGCCGGTGCGTGATCGCGTTCTGACGGCCGCCACGACGCGCACACGGCGCGGCGTGTTCGTCGTCGTTGCTGGCTCCAAGGCAGTCGATACGTCCACTGCATCCAACGGGAGCATATGGCAGAGCGGGATCAGTTCGTCCGTGCGCTTGGCAGCGAGGATCCCTGCGAGTCGAGAGACCTCGAGCACGGATCCCTTGCTGATTGCGTTTGCCTCAATCGCCGCTGCGAGTTCGTGGCTGACTCGGACGAAACCCTCAGCCGTCGCTGAACGCTGGGTCACCGGCTTGTCGCCAACATCCACCATACGAGCCGCGCCGTCATCGGTGACGTGGGAGAGAGCGGGAGTTGGTGCGTGCGGTGGGTTCGTAGGCATGGGTGGGTCTCTCTGTTCGATTGTTCGCGGGTTGGCGAGCGATTGGCAACAATCGCTCTCCCATGCTGGTTACGCGGGCCATGGGTAGAAGGGGACCAGCGTTTCAGCCATGGCGCTGTTGGACGGGCCTGTCGCCGGGGGCAGTTCGACAAAGCCATCGCTGCGAGCGGCAGAGATGATGTCGCCCGAGCCGCGAGTGTCCTCGAGTTGGGCGACGGCGTTGCAGTGTTCAAGTGTGCGCAGCGACGACGGGCGATGCCACCAGAGGGCGACTCGCTTTCCATCGTCTCCGACAAGGTGAACGAAGCGAGGCAAGAGCGCCGCTGGGGTTCGGGGCGCACCCGCACACGCGGCCAGAACGGGCAGCACGATTCGCGTGCACGTGACCATCGCCGACACGGGGTTGCCCGGGAGGCCGATGATCGGCACGGCTCGCCGATCGGGCGGGTGAAGCACCGCCCCGAGCATGGGCTTGCCGGGGCGCTGGGGAAGGCCGTGGAAGACGATCTCCGCGCCGATCGACTCGACAGCGGAACGCACCGGGTCCCGGTGCCCCATCGACACGCCACCGGTGAGCAACACGGCCTCAGCGGCGATTGCGGGTGCGGTTACGTCGCGAAGTACAGCGGCGAGGTCGGCATCGTCGTTGATGTGCGACACATGCACGACGTCGATCCACGCCTGCGAAGACAGGATCGCGGTGATCGCGGCGGCGTTCGAGTTGCGGATCTGGAACGGACCTGGAGTCTGGTCGGGAGCGACAAGTTCATCACCGGTCGTGATGAACGCGATGCGCAAGGGTGCGAAGACTTGCGGCGCGACGCCGCCCATGGCGGCTAGCGCGCCCAGCGACGCGGCCGTGAGTACTTCCCCCGGCGCGAGGATGACCTCACCCGCCCTTGCGTTCTCACCGCGGCTCCGAATGTGGTCGCCGCGGGCGACGCGCTCGGCCGTTTCCAGCGCGAGCGTTACGGCGCGCACGCCCCCACTCGCCAAGCCCGATTCGTCTGCATGTTCGATAACGTCCTCACGCTTGATGATCGCGTCGGCGTCGCAATCGCCCATCGGGAGAGCGGCGCCGGTGGCGATGCGGATCGCAACGGCGTGCGGGGCAACCGCGCTGGCATTCCGTCGGAGTGATGGCGGCGCGGCGCCGATCCTCGACTCACCCATCACGGCCAGCGTAACTGCGGGCAGCCCCCTCATTCGCGCGTTGGCAGCCGCATCGAGCACATCAGATGCGTGTACGGCATATCCATCCATCGCGGAATAGTCGAAGGCGGGGCTGTCGCGATCAAAGGCGGTTGGCCGGGCGAGGATCCGCCCTCTGGCCGCGTGCAGGCAGACAACCTCAGTCCTTCGCGAAGGGGGTGACCCAACGTGTACGCCGGCCACACGCGCGATGAGCCCGGCCACAGCCGCAGCGGGAGACTCGAACGCGAAATCCCGACCTTGAAAGCCCATTCACACTCCTAAAGAAGTGGTACCCGCTAAACCATACACTGCGAGTATGAAGGTTGAAGTGCTGATCTTCGGCGGGGCGGCGCTCGTAACCAAGACCGACCGCGTGACGGTCGAAGTAGGCCCCGCGCCGACGGTGCGCGATGTGCTTCTGGCTCTGCACGCGCAGCACCCGTCGCTCAGGTTCGCCCTGCCACCCCCGGAGACGGGTCGCCTGGCAGTCAACCAGGCCTTCGCCAAGGGAGACGACCCGATCAAGCCCGGCCCGGTGGACCGGGGTGGCGACGAGGTCGCGCTCGTCACTCTGGTTGGTGGCGGCTGATGGACGCACTTCATCCTGCAACACCTCGGGCTCGTGTGCTGGCGGCAGTTCTCGACGGCCCTCTGACGCCCGACCGTGAGATGGCGGTCCTCGACTCGCACGGCTGGACGCCCGCACGCGACACCGCGGTCGACGCGTCTGTGCCGCTCTGTGGCCTCGTTGGTGCAACGCTCAGATTCGAGGGAGTCGTCCGCCGCAAGGAGCCCATCACAACAGCCCCAGCGACGCACGAAGAGAAGTGTGCCGGCTTGGCCGATGGCTCGGCGGTTGAACGCGATCTGCAGGCTCTGAACTACCAGACTTACGACCC from Phycisphaeraceae bacterium includes the following:
- the arsM gene encoding arsenite methyltransferase is translated as MSKNDQACCGPGCCDGTKAAADVSVQDEVRSQVREGYSSIARSGSWNGGDAATGGCCAGTVQSGGCCGPSTFSPGQLAAAIGYSRGELASMPEGANMGLSCGNPTAIASLKPGEVVLDLGSGGGFDCFIAGPKVGASGRVIGVDMTPEMLSKARRNIASYTSQTGLSNVEFRLGEIEHLPVADASVDVVLSNCVLNLSPDKGRVWREIARVLKPGGRVAASDLALLLPLPQRVVSDVEALIGCVAGAVLVEETRRQAADAGLREIVLTPKPAYIEAMTNWEDPLFRKIMDALPAGSKPSDYITSLDIAARKPG
- a CDS encoding molybdenum cofactor guanylyltransferase, with amino-acid sequence MLVGGKSTRFGRDKLREPIECDGELLVQRPISALRAVFGQRVKLVGQCHPSMVSMADGVIVDDYPGSGPMGGVLSALRRWGGPIFVLAGDMPAFDAHSVREIAALAEIDREATVVVARSDRIHPCAGIYTQAAIGELYTRLASGDFRLGDMLLSGNTRTVPIVPCRLVNLNRQYEFFEWSRSESARISTGANATLQNRDSELR
- a CDS encoding MogA/MoaB family molybdenum cofactor biosynthesis protein, translated to MPNQPIRAAVLTVSDRCSRGEATDTSGPALCAMLHERVNAQIVATRCLPDDRDQLAACFVEWGRLDERGHAAIDLVVSTGGTGLAPRDVTPEAAKSVFEREHSGLMELARLRCMSKTPRTFLSRGVSGTIGRTLILTLPGSLRGATENLEALLDILPHAIETVRGEVQDDGRPDAQAVTGKVIRHER
- the moaC gene encoding cyclic pyranopterin monophosphate synthase MoaC, which encodes MPTNPPHAPTPALSHVTDDGAARMVDVGDKPVTQRSATAEGFVRVSHELAAAIEANAISKGSVLEVSRLAGILAAKRTDELIPLCHMLPLDAVDVSTALEPATTTNTPRRVRVVAAVRTRSRTGVEMEALTAVCVACLTVIDMGKAIDKAMVIEGVRVLEKHGGRYGSYVAPGATSETVAGGRQ
- a CDS encoding molybdopterin molybdotransferase MoeA, giving the protein MGFQGRDFAFESPAAAVAGLIARVAGVHVGSPPSRRTEVVCLHAARGRILARPTAFDRDSPAFDYSAMDGYAVHASDVLDAAANARMRGLPAVTLAVMGESRIGAAPPSLRRNASAVAPHAVAIRIATGAALPMGDCDADAIIKREDVIEHADESGLASGGVRAVTLALETAERVARGDHIRSRGENARAGEVILAPGEVLTAASLGALAAMGGVAPQVFAPLRIAFITTGDELVAPDQTPGPFQIRNSNAAAITAILSSQAWIDVVHVSHINDDADLAAVLRDVTAPAIAAEAVLLTGGVSMGHRDPVRSAVESIGAEIVFHGLPQRPGKPMLGAVLHPPDRRAVPIIGLPGNPVSAMVTCTRIVLPVLAACAGAPRTPAALLPRFVHLVGDDGKRVALWWHRPSSLRTLEHCNAVAQLEDTRGSGDIISAARSDGFVELPPATGPSNSAMAETLVPFYPWPA
- a CDS encoding MoaD/ThiS family protein, producing MKVEVLIFGGAALVTKTDRVTVEVGPAPTVRDVLLALHAQHPSLRFALPPPETGRLAVNQAFAKGDDPIKPGPVDRGGDEVALVTLVGGG
- a CDS encoding molybdenum cofactor biosynthesis protein MoaE — encoded protein: MDALHPATPRARVLAAVLDGPLTPDREMAVLDSHGWTPARDTAVDASVPLCGLVGATLRFEGVVRRKEPITTAPATHEEKCAGLADGSAVERDLQALNYQTYDPMAERGLLALSLDVAERHGLIALAALHSRGRVIVGEVSFVLIIESSHRAEAIAAMSEFIDRLKQDVPIWKVPVWR